Proteins co-encoded in one Candidatus Methylacidiphilales bacterium genomic window:
- a CDS encoding glutaredoxin produces the protein MTEQTNSPKIIAWLKPHCGWSRGVRAIFDKYGLAYEDRDIIGNLDNRMEMIQRSGQELSPCVEINGHMLPDISGDEVEAWMVANGIVSKNEAPAAVPTNAACSDAEHAAQAAQAGGNIRFIPRS, from the coding sequence ATGACTGAACAGACCAACTCCCCCAAAATCATTGCCTGGCTCAAACCCCATTGCGGCTGGAGCCGTGGCGTCCGCGCCATCTTCGACAAGTACGGCCTCGCCTACGAGGACCGAGACATCATCGGCAACCTCGACAACCGCATGGAAATGATCCAGCGCAGCGGCCAGGAACTTTCCCCCTGCGTGGAGATTAACGGCCACATGCTCCCCGACATCTCCGGCGATGAAGTGGAAGCTTGGATGGTGGCGAATGGAATCGTTTCCAAAAACGAGGCCCCGGCTGCCGTTCCGACCAATGCTGCCTGCAGCGATGCCGAGCACGCTGCCCAAGCCGCCCAAGCCGGGGGCAATATCCGCTTCATCCCGCGTTCGTGA